From Nymphaea colorata isolate Beijing-Zhang1983 chromosome 6, ASM883128v2, whole genome shotgun sequence, a single genomic window includes:
- the LOC126410173 gene encoding uncharacterized protein LOC126410173 has protein sequence MFSSDDWAAYPHAYKRKATTVVDTIFDVDFWESCVHLLKICVPLVKVLRLVDSEDRPSIGYLYESMDRAKEAIRDNMKGKKKLYMPIWKIIDERWSGQLHRPLHAAAYYLNPAIRYLPTFKKDREVEYGMLDCIDVLVSDSKEQDAIHMSINKYDTASGTMARDTAVRCRTTMRPDLWWERFGPDCPELRKLAIRILSQTCSATGCERNWSVFQHIHSKKRNRLEHKRLNDLVYVRYNMKLRQRQLETTSTRKHHNQYDPIFIDHFDILDSWVEEEPAAILDEDDLDFLNVEGAAEIVEEGEVGSEQWNVGDIPFATEGIEEEVIEENEDDDEE, from the exons atgttttcaagtgatgattgggctgcatatccacatgcctataaaagaaaggctacgacagttgtggataccatcttcgatgttgacttttgggaatcatgtgtgcacttattgaagatttgtgtacctctagtgaaagtcctcagattagttgatagtgaagatagaccttctattggatatttatacgagtctatggatagagccaaggaggccattagagataatatgaagggaaaaaagaagttgtacatgcctatatggaagattatagatgaaaggtggtctggacaacttcatcgcccacttcatgcagcagcctactacctaaatcctgctattagatatcttcccacttttaagaaggacagagaggtcgagtatggcatgttggattgcatTGATGTGTTAGTAAGTGAcagtaaagaacaagacgctatccatatgtcgatcaacaaatatgatacggcttctggtaccatggcgagagacacagcagttcgatgcaggacaactatgcgtccag atttgtggtgggaaaggtttgggcctgattgcccagaattaaggaagcttgcaattagaatcctcagtcaaacatgtagtgcaactggatgtgaaagaaattggagtgtatttcagcacatccatagtaagaagaggaataggctggaacataaaaggttgaatgaccttgtttatgttcgttataatatgaagttgagacaaag gcaactagaaacaacatctacgaggaagcatcacaatcaatatgatcctatcttcattgaccattttgatatattagattcttgggttgaagaagaaccagctgcaatacttgatgaggacgatcttgattttttgaatgttgaaggagcagcagagattgttgaagaaggagaggttgGGTcggagcaatggaatgttggtgacattccatttgcaacagaggggatagaagaagaagttattgaagaaaatgaagatgatgatgaagaatga
- the LOC116256710 gene encoding mediator of RNA polymerase II transcription subunit 28 — translation MAQHHEQQLEKDLLEHHQHHLPKDNMLDCVMAIEAALLPCLPARELQAIDRSTHPSHQIDVERHARDFMEAAKRLQCYFNKLQQDKKPTTEEMLTKEIVVMEKELKAKSELIKRYEKFIEGWRTDLKAQLEKHKMELERV, via the exons ATGGCGCAACACCACGAGCAACAACTTGAGAAAGATCTACTGgaacatcatcaacatcattTACCTAAAGATAACATGCTTGATTGTGTTATGGCTATTGAAGCTGCCCTTCTTCCATGTTTACCTGCTAGAGAGCTTCAAGCAATAGACCGCTCAACACATCCATCTCATCAGA TTGATGTAGAAAGGCATGCTAGAGACTTCATGGAAGCGGCAAAAAGGCTTCAGTGCTATTTCAATAAGCTTCAACAGGACAAAAAGCCAACCACAGAAGAGATGCTGACAAAG GAAATTGTGGTGATGGAGAAGGAGCTGAAGGCCAAATCTGAACTGATTAAGAGGTATGAAAAGTTTATTGAAGGTTGGAGAACCGATCTGAAAGCTCAACTTGAGAAACACAAGATGGAACTGGAAAGAGTGTGA
- the LOC116256709 gene encoding uncharacterized protein LOC116256709 isoform X2, with product MMDNTAQQKVQKFEEFVDKRLKPDLVHAVAERSDLRKNIEALQNNEVASLRTLVNLGSEVYVQADIPCTRSICVDIGLGFHVEFTWHEALEFIRIREARLASQVEEYTHLIASIKAQIKLVCEGIRELLQIPV from the exons ATGATGGATAACACTGCACAACAGAAGGTACAAAAGTTTGAGGAGTTTGTTGACAAGCGCTTAAAGCCTGACCTTGTCCATGCTGTTGCTGAACG CTCAGATCTTAGAAAGAATATAGAGGCTCTGCAGAACAATGAAGTAGCATCCCTACGCACATTGGTTAACCTTGGGTCAGAAGTGTACGTGCAAGCTGACAT CCCATGTACACGTTCTATATGTGTTGATATTGGACTTGGCTTCCACGTGGAATTTACATGGCATGAAGCATTGGAATTTATCCGAATTAGAGAAGCTAGACTTGCCag CCAAGTGGAGGAGTACACTCATTTGATTGCTAGTATCAAAGCTCAGATCAAATTG GTGTGTGAAGGCATCCGTGAGTTGCTTCAGATTCCTGTATAA
- the LOC116256709 gene encoding uncharacterized protein LOC116256709 isoform X1, with amino-acid sequence MMDNTAQQKVQKFEEFVDKRLKPDLVHAVAERDKVFAQQKVFSDLRKNIEALQNNEVASLRTLVNLGSEVYVQADIPCTRSICVDIGLGFHVEFTWHEALEFIRIREARLASQVEEYTHLIASIKAQIKLVCEGIRELLQIPV; translated from the exons ATGATGGATAACACTGCACAACAGAAGGTACAAAAGTTTGAGGAGTTTGTTGACAAGCGCTTAAAGCCTGACCTTGTCCATGCTGTTGCTGAACG GGACAAGGTTTTTGCTCAGCAAAAAGTTTT CTCAGATCTTAGAAAGAATATAGAGGCTCTGCAGAACAATGAAGTAGCATCCCTACGCACATTGGTTAACCTTGGGTCAGAAGTGTACGTGCAAGCTGACAT CCCATGTACACGTTCTATATGTGTTGATATTGGACTTGGCTTCCACGTGGAATTTACATGGCATGAAGCATTGGAATTTATCCGAATTAGAGAAGCTAGACTTGCCag CCAAGTGGAGGAGTACACTCATTTGATTGCTAGTATCAAAGCTCAGATCAAATTG GTGTGTGAAGGCATCCGTGAGTTGCTTCAGATTCCTGTATAA